taaggtcaacttaagatcatccaagtactcaactgtgctattttgagacgccatgaatatgaactaaaatgcccttttaaggcgagacactgcaggtgaatagggtaaattTTTTTACTAATAGTTATCACTTTacttacctagttgattgattgcattgataattgcaaacattttttgtattacaagttttctaaaatgttaggtttaaatatgcaaatgaggcattatttaatgaaatatgcactaatttgcatacatttctagtatAAAAATCTGaacactggatgaagtcagtttcaaaattgtttaatttttttgacatattacagtcaaaagtttttacagagggaatttgGGGTATCTCACTTTGTtactccataattcagaaaatacttagaacagacagaaaacactatattttgacaattttggggggattaaaatgttgtatataatcaagcaaattatatatgaacaaatccctctgtaaaaccttcaggatatagacaggaataaaaatgtaaagtttggtgtgtaagtgctactgaagtggagatttatggctcagtgtaggagaaaaattcattttgagaaaacggcctttaaaaatatgtattgtaattgaaatctattgacaaATAGATAAActgctataaaagaaacacttaacagtgtcttttggatgttttcgttctactagtctgaaaaaacactttatgaaaaaccaaaaagcccaaaattgacaggtgcatgaaaaaactgtgtttttgcctgcagtgtctccccttaacatactatctttgtatttaaaaaaaatgtagttaccacttgaacccatctttcatacactagtacactcaagtgtgctacaagtggtaactaaataaattttttaaatacaaagtatgttaaaagtgcattttagttcatattcatggcgtctcaaaatagcacagttgagtacacttagatgatcttaagttgaccttaagtagtactaaaggatcatttttagtatattattaagtacaaaattagtgcgcgaaaatggagcactttaagtacattacggaagtgcacttgtttttcacctgggataaCAGGGGTGATGAATGTCggtcctggagagccgcagccctgcagagttttgcttcaaccctaatcaaacccacctgaacaagctaatcaaggtctgaagGGTTACTAGGaagctacaggcaggtgtgttgtaattagggttggagctgaactctgcagggctgcggctctcCAGGACTGGAGTTCACCGCCCTGGTCTATAAGAAGAAATTGCAAGCAGATAAAGGACACTATCACCATTTTTATCTagacattttattacaattcaGATACATGTCGTCATAATATGTATACCTTGCAGTATCTCCATACGTTTGTTAGTGATTGATTAATTCATAAATAGTTTTAAGACTGTAAAAAAAGGCCCTATAAAAACAGCTAGAGGAAATGGTTACATATCTGCCACCCTCTTTGAACAAATCACAAGTAACTGAAAGCTACATTTCCCAAATCAATAAAACCCATACATAATCTTAAATCTAATTCAAGTTTTCTCAGTCCCAAAGTCATCTCTTTTTTGGAGCaagaataaatactgtagattAGTCAATACAAAAACTTTCACAAGGCTCAGATAGTAAAACCAACCACAGTATTCAGCATTCATATGAGATGACATGAGCACCATACAGCTTAATGTGTAAATGTGTCACGCATTTCTTCCACAGCTTTGGGGGTAAGAGTGTGTAAAGTGCCTGTTCTGTCCCTCATGCTCAGTGCGGCAGGGCAAACAACTgcagaacaaaacatttcttagcGTGGTTATGCACAGTATAAACTAGAATAAAGtgaatacagtgtattttgAGCGTACAAAACTAAAGCAACAAAACAGCTGaatgaagtattaaaatgtgATACACAGTGaatgatgtttttttcccctgttgtaGAGTGTGTGAGACTTTACCTTTGGTTTAGTGTGTCTAGTGAAAGGTACACCCTCttcagcagtgtgtgtgtcCAGCATGTCCTTACTCTGGCTGTCTGAACTGAGGGTGTCCATTAAGCTGGTAGTGCACACCGAGTAAGTGTTATAACCGCTATCCACCTGCAGAGAACATGAGGGACAGATTAAGCCTAACAATTAGCTGAAGACCGTAGTTCACAATTCCATCATAAAAAcctgcaaaaataatttataaagcATAAACTTAAAGTAacaataatatgtaataatgattACCACATTTTAGTCTCATTAAATAGTGCTACTATAAAAAATTTTAACGTTTATGCataatctttaaataaaatgtgttttgaaatttATGCTTTATCCACACCAAACTTTAAACACACTAAGTTTGTCCTTTAGAAATAAGCAAGCATTttctataatttattaaataatattaacatttaaataaagaatgataaattatatatagaGATATTATTCTTAAAGTTTGTGCTTTAGAAATAAgcacacatttttataaatatataatattaattttaaaataaaataatgatctcATATGTAatgttcattattttaaaattaatattatagagagggagagagaaaggagAATATGCttagtttttaaatgtatgctttaaaaatattttaagcttCTTAGATGTCaaatttttaacataaaaaaaaaaaaaaaacaattgactAAGGTTCTTAGAGCAAAAGAGATTCAGTACAGCAGCAGCTGCTTCCAGCCGGTTTTATGTCAGTTACACCTGCTGGGCTACTGATGAAATGACTCTTTATTTAGTTTTCTAGTGTTTGGAGGCTACTTGGAAGCAGCTGGCATTCTGGTCATCTGACAGCACGCATACTAACCTGCATGCTAACGTCGTACGGTGTAATGCTTCCTTCCGCAAGCAGGGATACAAACATGTGCGTACTCTCAGCGTTGGGCACACTGCCTGTTCGAGAGCTGGACAGTCTAGCTGGTGACGCGGTGTCCTCTTCAGGAACCCAACCACAGGATTCCTCTCTGCTCCTGCTGATGACCTCATCCTCATTTTCCCCTCTGTTCATCTCATCTCCTCCACTGTCCTTCACAAACTGCTCGTCTTGATCCATTTGCTCAGAAACAGCCACGGAGGCCTCTGACTCACTTTCCCCAGATTGGTGTCCATCTCGCTGGGCATGAGGTCCTGTCGAGTTAGCGTCCAGGTCCATGGTGGGTAAAGGTTCACTGGGATGGATGTTCTCCTTGTCCTGGAGGTTTGAGTGAAGGATAGGGGAAATGTGAGTAGGAGAGGCCCACATACAGGCTCTGTTTCTGGGTCGGGATTGAAAGGGGGAGCAGCTTCGAATAGGGGAACAGCCCTCCACCAATGGGCTTTCTCCACATTGGTTCATGTCCATGTCTGAGCTGCCCATAGGAATGCCATTGGGGGACAAAAACGACAGCCTTTTCCTCTCACCTAGAAAGACAAAGTTGTCACTTCACATACACTTATCCAAAGTCCAAACGGGGGTTTGTGAGTTGGTGAAGAGCTAATAATTAgttacaaaaattattaaatattttagccATTTACTAgtatgtcatgtgaccattacccaacatcagagaaccatgaacatgcaaatgtgttgttaaagggatagttcattaattactcacccttgtgttgttccaaacccgtaagacctttgttcatcttcagaacacaaattaagatatttttgatgaaatcagagagctttctgaccctgtatAAACAGCAACGCAattgacacgttcaaggcccagaaaggtagtaaggacatcattaaaatagtccatgtgacatcagtggtcactttctgggccttgaatgtggtagttccaTTGCTGTCTATAGGCACTTTCGCACCAGGTAGTTCAAGGAACTTAGTTCTAGGAATTAGACAACAGGTTCGTTCCTAGAGAACCAATTTCTCCCTTGGGCCGTTTTCCTGGTTGCATTCACACCGGCAGCAGGAATTCTGAAGTGGTCAACAGTCTTTATTCATGGCAtttacaaacatcaacaaccggTGAATGGAGGATGACGTGTTTGGAGCTTTTTTCATTGTGTGTCGTGGATTTTGCAATAAACCAAGATGTTATGTAAATGCACAGTTTACGAAATTGAATGTGCATgaaaatctgtctaaatctccCATGACAACTTGCAGTGTTGCATATCGTCGAGGCTGAGATAAAAACACAATGCTGCAGACATGCCGTTATCGCTGTTTTCCATGTTtcttgagtaaatatttttacatagctttttaaaaatgccagaTAGCCAATGTTTCATATGCGTTTGGCCAATCAGCGTACATTACATCGCTGATAGTTCCTATAGAACCGTTTTAGCCTCTGCTCTAAATTAGGAGCTAAATTAGTTCCCTCAAATAGAGtgaacacgccaaaaagtgtGAACTTCCGCcaatagttctaggaactatggAAAGGTTCCTCCGGTGCGAAAGAGCcttatggagggtcagagagctctcggatttcatcaaaaatctcttaaattgtgttctgaagatgaacaaaggtcttatgggtttggaacgacatgagggtgagtaatgaatgaaagaattatcatttttgggtgaactatcccctttaaattattgaaatattaaccgCTGTATTAATGTTACCTTCTCAGGGGCTACTTTAAGTAAAATTTTATGTCTTAAGgggttcagctgacaaaaaaaaggttaaagGAACCCCTGAACTTGCATATATAGTCATgcatacaacatttaaaaacaaaactggcACCATCTTATATTCCTCACCTGATACAGGCGTCACAGAATGCTGAAGTCTGATGGGCGACAGAATAGGAGACTTGAAAGCAGGTGACGATCTCTCTGAAAACATGGGACTTGCGACACTGCCCAGACTGTGTGCTCGACCCTGGCCTTGGATGGGACTGGATGAAAACTGGCCCTGAGGATTATggataaaatacaatattaaattttaaagaTCTCCGATATCAAGTACCCTTGAACCACATTTTATTGGTCTACAAGGGTGTAGTTTCACCCTCGTAATGTCATCATCTATGATCTGGTACGTACAGACAAGGGCGTCCCAGTTGGAATGCCACACTGAATTGGAGAGACAATAACAGAAGACATCATCTCTTGACTGCTGGGAGGAACATTATGGGAATATCTGTCTGGGCTGGAAGGGGTAGAGGACTCAGAGCCACTGTCATGGCCATCAAGAAACAGCTTCCGCCGCAAAGAAGAGGAGCTGAGGCTCTCCTGCACCTGTTCGGTTAGCTCTTCTGTCTTGTAGTAATCACCTGGTACAACAGAAAGGAAATTCTCAagttaatatcaaaatatatatatatatatatatccaagcAAAGAAAAGTATGCAAATATTTGCCACATTTAAGTCATCAATAGAACAAGACCTGACACCCCAAAATTTAAGAAGTGCAATGAGGTCAGACTGTTAACAACCTTTTTGTACTTGATCTAACACTGTACTGTCAAATGC
The genomic region above belongs to Onychostoma macrolepis isolate SWU-2019 chromosome 01, ASM1243209v1, whole genome shotgun sequence and contains:
- the bora gene encoding protein aurora borealis translates to MGDIAEIHITPETPGRPAILNPFESPNDYHRLHEPVVPSPSVFKSSRSSSATPAKFKWSIDEMANLLPVEIDPEDIHRQAMFLSQARADTEIEEKRQHAIEQFFTKGAIVPSPWGPPAAKPSVKMPHQKSSLSPLVTETLQSSKKINAICQTVLSLPVDFNLEKVLGDYYKTEELTEQVQESLSSSSLRRKLFLDGHDSGSESSTPSSPDRYSHNVPPSSQEMMSSVIVSPIQCGIPTGTPLSGQFSSSPIQGQGRAHSLGSVASPMFSERSSPAFKSPILSPIRLQHSVTPVSGERKRLSFLSPNGIPMGSSDMDMNQCGESPLVEGCSPIRSCSPFQSRPRNRACMWASPTHISPILHSNLQDKENIHPSEPLPTMDLDANSTGPHAQRDGHQSGESESEASVAVSEQMDQDEQFVKDSGGDEMNRGENEDEVISRSREESCGWVPEEDTASPARLSSSRTGSVPNAESTHMFVSLLAEGSITPYDVSMQVDSGYNTYSVCTTSLMDTLSSDSQSKDMLDTHTAEEGVPFTRHTKPKLFALPH